Proteins encoded in a region of the Streptomyces sp. PCS3-D2 genome:
- a CDS encoding ribose-5-phosphate isomerase, producing MRVYLGSDHAGFELKNHLVDWLKNNGHEPVDCGPHIYDAVDDYPPFCLRAAEKTAADSGSLGIVIGGSGNGEQIAANKVKGVRAILAWSVQTAQLGREHNNANVISVGGRMHTQEEAVSFIEAFLATPYSDEERHTRRIDMLSAYEQTGELPPIPAHHPQG from the coding sequence ATGCGCGTGTACCTCGGATCCGACCATGCCGGCTTTGAGCTCAAGAACCACCTCGTGGACTGGCTCAAGAACAACGGCCACGAGCCCGTCGACTGTGGCCCCCACATCTACGACGCGGTGGACGACTACCCGCCGTTCTGCCTCCGCGCCGCGGAGAAGACCGCCGCGGACTCCGGCAGCCTCGGCATCGTGATCGGCGGCTCCGGCAACGGCGAGCAGATCGCCGCGAACAAGGTCAAGGGCGTCCGCGCCATCCTGGCCTGGAGCGTCCAGACCGCCCAGCTCGGCCGTGAGCACAACAACGCCAACGTCATCTCGGTCGGCGGCCGCATGCACACGCAGGAAGAGGCCGTCAGCTTCATCGAGGCCTTCCTGGCGACCCCGTACTCCGACGAGGAGCGCCACACCCGCCGCATCGACATGCTCTCCGCCTACGAGCAGACCGGCGAGCTCCCCCCGATCCCGGCCCACCACCCGCAGGGCTGA
- a CDS encoding PP2C family protein-serine/threonine phosphatase, translating into MARAHVETLLARMRKRSHRGRTALRKSAVDYFRGDASDWLAFGGLLLTVPAIAFGTLMLPVWFSPAALVLPIVAGGLLLRPASLLALYAASAAALIVEALVLGPYTQGPARVTPGTVLVVAACGFFGLLIAQFRSRVGVPWRRGGTMLFDLRERIRVQSKLPALPRGWHREMALRPAGGQSFSGDFVVAARTNGGRTLEIVLTDVSGKGMEAGSRALLLSGAFGGLLGALPPNGFLPAANGYLLRQDWDEGFATSIHLVLDLETGDYELLSAGHLPALQLCAGTGRWQEKSGEGPLLGVYDGAEFTPARGNLRRGDVLMLFTDGLVETSDREISEGIDRLTGEADRYVSAGWHGAAWHLIEKVAKDVNDDRALLLIRRSP; encoded by the coding sequence ATGGCCCGAGCACATGTGGAGACCCTTCTGGCCCGGATGCGCAAGCGGTCGCACCGGGGCCGCACCGCCCTGCGCAAATCCGCCGTCGACTACTTCCGCGGAGACGCCTCCGACTGGCTCGCCTTCGGCGGGCTGCTGCTCACCGTCCCCGCCATAGCCTTCGGCACGCTGATGCTGCCCGTCTGGTTCTCGCCGGCGGCGCTCGTCCTGCCGATCGTCGCCGGCGGCCTCCTGCTGCGCCCCGCCAGCCTCCTCGCCCTGTACGCCGCCTCCGCCGCAGCACTGATCGTCGAGGCGCTCGTGCTCGGTCCCTACACCCAGGGCCCGGCGCGCGTCACCCCCGGTACGGTGCTGGTCGTCGCGGCCTGCGGGTTCTTCGGACTGCTCATCGCGCAGTTCCGCAGCCGTGTCGGCGTGCCCTGGCGGCGCGGCGGCACCATGCTCTTCGACCTGCGCGAGCGCATCCGGGTACAGAGCAAGCTGCCCGCCCTGCCGCGCGGCTGGCACCGTGAGATGGCCCTGCGCCCGGCCGGCGGCCAGTCCTTCTCCGGCGACTTCGTGGTCGCGGCCCGTACCAACGGAGGTCGCACCCTGGAGATCGTCCTGACCGACGTCTCGGGCAAGGGCATGGAGGCCGGCTCCCGGGCCCTGCTGCTGTCCGGCGCCTTCGGCGGCCTGCTCGGCGCACTGCCGCCCAACGGCTTCCTGCCCGCCGCGAACGGTTACCTGCTCCGCCAGGACTGGGACGAGGGCTTCGCCACCTCCATCCACCTCGTGCTGGACCTGGAGACCGGCGACTACGAACTCCTCTCGGCCGGCCACCTCCCCGCGCTCCAGCTCTGCGCCGGCACCGGCCGATGGCAGGAGAAGTCCGGCGAGGGCCCGCTGCTCGGCGTCTACGACGGCGCCGAGTTCACCCCCGCCCGCGGCAACCTCCGCCGGGGCGACGTCCTGATGCTCTTCACCGACGGCCTCGTCGAGACCTCCGACCGCGAGATCAGCGAGGGCATCGACCGCCTGACCGGCGAGGCCGACCGCTACGTCTCCGCCGGCTGGCACGGAGCGGCCTGGCACCTGATCGAGAAGGTCGCCAAGGACGTCAACGACGACCGCGCCCTGCTCCTCATCCGCCGCTCGCCCTGA
- a CDS encoding Fpg/Nei family DNA glycosylase — translation MPEGHTIHRLAKDHLERFAGRQVAVSSPQGRFAESAALLDGRILDGVDAHGKHLFLGFEGGGWIHIHLGLFGTYALGPAPAPPATDTVRLRLANDAYFSDLRGPTTCAWITDAEKAATSARLGPDPLRSGDDPDRAWARISRSRTTVAALLMDQKVVAGVGNVYRAEVLFRHGIDPYRLGRDLTRAEWDALWEDLAVLMRQGVRDNRIDTVRDEHLPEAMGRPPRVDDHGGEVYVYRRANMPCHICGGEIRTAGLAARNLFWCPTCQRN, via the coding sequence GTGCCCGAGGGGCATACGATCCACCGCCTCGCCAAGGACCACCTGGAACGGTTCGCCGGGCGGCAGGTCGCCGTCAGCAGCCCCCAGGGCCGGTTCGCCGAGAGCGCCGCCCTCCTCGACGGCCGGATCCTGGACGGCGTCGACGCGCACGGCAAGCACCTCTTCCTCGGGTTCGAGGGCGGCGGGTGGATCCACATCCACCTCGGCCTCTTCGGCACGTACGCGCTCGGTCCCGCACCGGCCCCGCCGGCCACCGACACCGTCCGGCTGCGCCTGGCCAACGACGCGTACTTCTCCGACCTGCGCGGCCCGACCACCTGCGCCTGGATCACCGACGCGGAGAAGGCCGCGACCAGTGCCCGCCTCGGCCCGGACCCGCTGCGCAGCGGCGACGATCCCGACCGGGCCTGGGCCCGCATCTCCCGCTCCCGCACCACCGTCGCCGCGCTGCTCATGGACCAGAAGGTCGTCGCGGGCGTCGGCAACGTCTACCGCGCCGAGGTCCTCTTCCGGCACGGCATCGACCCGTACCGCCTGGGCAGGGACCTCACCCGCGCGGAGTGGGACGCCCTGTGGGAGGACCTGGCCGTCCTGATGCGCCAGGGCGTGCGCGACAACCGCATCGACACCGTCCGCGACGAGCACCTCCCCGAGGCCATGGGCCGCCCGCCGAGGGTGGACGACCACGGCGGAGAGGTGTACGTCTACCGGAGGGCGAACATGCCCTGCCACATCTGCGGCGGCGAGATCCGCACCGCCGGTCTCGCCGCGCGCAACCTCTTCTGGTGCCCCACCTGCCAGCGGAACTAG
- a CDS encoding biotin transporter BioY has protein sequence MSTASVTLRPGVVLADLLPASRVRDIALVVGGAALTGIAAQIAVPVPGSPVPVTGQTFAALLVGTAFGARRGFLSLALYALVGMAGVPWFAGGTSGAGGASFGYVLGMLLAATVVGALARRGADRSVLRTAGAMALGSAVIYAVGVPYLMAATGMSLSAAVAAGLTPFLIGDALKAALAMGVLPAAWKLVGRRG, from the coding sequence ATGAGCACTGCTTCCGTCACCCTCCGGCCCGGCGTCGTCCTCGCCGACCTGCTGCCCGCGAGCCGCGTGCGCGATATCGCGCTCGTCGTCGGCGGCGCCGCCCTGACCGGGATCGCCGCGCAGATCGCGGTGCCCGTGCCCGGCTCCCCGGTCCCTGTCACGGGCCAGACCTTCGCCGCACTGCTCGTCGGCACCGCCTTCGGTGCCCGCCGCGGCTTCCTCTCGCTGGCGCTGTACGCCCTCGTCGGCATGGCCGGCGTGCCGTGGTTCGCGGGCGGCACCTCCGGCGCGGGCGGCGCGTCCTTCGGCTACGTGCTCGGCATGCTGCTCGCCGCCACCGTCGTCGGCGCCCTCGCGCGGCGCGGCGCCGACCGCTCGGTCCTGCGTACGGCGGGCGCGATGGCCCTCGGCTCCGCGGTCATCTACGCGGTGGGCGTGCCGTACCTCATGGCCGCCACCGGGATGTCCCTGAGCGCCGCCGTCGCGGCGGGCCTGACCCCGTTCCTGATCGGCGACGCCCTCAAGGCGGCCCTCGCGATGGGCGTCCTGCCGGCCGCCTGGAAGCTGGTGGGCCGGCGCGGCTGA
- a CDS encoding amino acid permease — MSSTTTLQKAGDSTGNPGEGLPSDGLKAGLKNRHLSMIAIGGVIGAGLFVGSGGGIAKAGPAILISYALVGAMVVFVMRMLGEMAAASPNSGSFSAYADRALGRWAGFSIGWLYWFFWVVVLAVEATAGAAILESWIPAVPQWAWALIVMAVLTATNLGSVASYGEFEFWFAGVKVVAIGAFVVIGMLAVFGVLPGSDNPGAGFAHLTDTGGFFPNGYGAVLTGVLMVVFSFMGSEIVTLAAGESENPRKAVTQATNSVIWRIGVFYLGSIFVVLTLLPWNDKSITEKGSYVAALDSIGIAHAGTIMEVIVLTAVLSCLNSGLYTASRMAFSLGERGDAPRAFAKVNAKGVPVAAILGSTVFGFVAVYFNYAFKDTVFNFLLNSSGAIALFVWLVICLTQLRMRGILVREAPEKLTVKMWLFPWLTWATAGLITFVIGYMFVDDANREVVTLSTLVAGLVVAVGVVLDRRRRRAAVQG; from the coding sequence ATGAGCTCCACGACGACCCTTCAGAAGGCAGGCGATTCCACCGGTAACCCCGGTGAGGGCCTGCCCTCCGACGGTCTGAAGGCCGGTCTCAAGAACCGCCACCTGTCCATGATCGCCATCGGCGGCGTCATCGGCGCCGGTCTCTTCGTCGGCTCCGGTGGCGGCATCGCCAAGGCCGGTCCCGCCATCCTGATCTCCTACGCCCTCGTCGGCGCCATGGTGGTCTTCGTGATGCGGATGCTCGGTGAAATGGCCGCCGCCAGCCCGAACTCGGGTTCCTTCTCGGCCTACGCCGACCGCGCGCTCGGCCGCTGGGCGGGCTTCTCCATCGGCTGGCTCTACTGGTTCTTCTGGGTCGTCGTCCTCGCGGTCGAGGCCACCGCCGGTGCCGCCATCCTGGAGAGCTGGATCCCGGCCGTCCCGCAGTGGGCCTGGGCCCTGATCGTGATGGCGGTGCTGACCGCCACCAACCTCGGCTCGGTCGCCTCCTACGGTGAGTTCGAGTTCTGGTTCGCGGGCGTCAAGGTCGTCGCCATCGGCGCCTTCGTCGTCATCGGCATGCTGGCCGTCTTCGGCGTGCTGCCCGGCTCCGACAACCCCGGCGCGGGCTTCGCGCACCTGACCGACACCGGCGGCTTCTTCCCCAACGGGTACGGCGCGGTCCTCACCGGTGTGCTGATGGTCGTCTTCTCCTTCATGGGCAGTGAGATCGTCACTCTCGCCGCCGGCGAGTCGGAGAACCCCCGCAAGGCCGTTACGCAGGCCACCAACTCCGTGATCTGGCGCATCGGCGTCTTCTACCTCGGCTCGATCTTCGTCGTGCTGACGCTGCTCCCCTGGAACGACAAGTCGATCACCGAGAAGGGCTCCTACGTCGCCGCCCTCGACTCGATCGGCATCGCCCACGCCGGCACGATCATGGAGGTCATCGTCCTGACCGCCGTGCTGTCCTGCCTGAACTCGGGCCTCTACACCGCCTCGCGCATGGCGTTCTCGCTCGGCGAGCGCGGCGACGCCCCCCGGGCGTTCGCCAAGGTCAACGCCAAGGGCGTGCCGGTCGCCGCGATCCTCGGCTCCACGGTCTTCGGCTTCGTCGCCGTCTACTTCAACTACGCCTTCAAGGACACGGTCTTCAACTTCCTCCTGAACTCCTCCGGTGCCATCGCGCTCTTCGTGTGGCTGGTGATCTGCCTCACCCAGCTGAGGATGCGCGGGATCCTGGTCCGCGAGGCCCCGGAGAAGCTCACTGTGAAGATGTGGCTGTTCCCGTGGCTCACCTGGGCCACCGCCGGCCTGATCACGTTCGTGATCGGCTACATGTTCGTCGACGACGCGAACCGCGAGGTCGTCACCCTGTCCACGCTCGTCGCCGGTCTAGTCGTGGCCGTCGGCGTGGTCCTGGACCGGCGCCGCAGGCGGGCCGCCGTCCAGGGCTGA